The Silene latifolia isolate original U9 population chromosome Y, ASM4854445v1, whole genome shotgun sequence sequence TGCAAGATTTTTAACAAAGAAGTTCAACGACATGATAAAGGATTCTTAGTTTAAAATAAAGCTGCTGATATTTTAGGGGTGCCCTTCAGATGCAGCTTCTTGATTTTTTTTCTCATTGATATGACATAACCATGAAAGCAGCCTACTCGAGCTTCTTCCTTGCTCATTTGCCATCCTCCATGAACAATGCAACAGACTTTGAATCTATACTCCGAGCTCAGTTTGCCACAATTGCAGACCATCACACTCTCCCCTGCTCCATCTCGTGCACCAATTCCGAAACATTGTGATTTGAACATGATAATGATAACAAAATGTGATAATACAACAATATATGCATAATATCGTATTATCAGTAGTATAAGATTGAGAAGTATCAGCTGCACATTAACATAAACTGTCAGTAGTTTAGTCATCTTTAACAATTACAAAAGAAACAATCAAACACATAAATAATATGAGAGATAAACAGAACTACAACCACCAAGGCTCAACCAATTTGAATCAAATACAACTCAAAAATTCTTTTCCGTGGGTACTAATTCTGGTGGCATTCAATTCCATCAGATCAAAAGGACGACATTAAAATTTGGATTCAATACGATTTTGTGAATGGTGAAATTGTCAAGTAATATTTCCTCTTTGATCTCCAAAACGGGGATCTTCTCTTCTTCCGCTGCCTTCGCTTTCGGTTCGTGCATGGAAGGCTGGTACCACCGCTGCATCGGCGTTGACCCCTAAACCAACATCCTCTTttccatctttattctattcaatttttttttcattattctaATTTCAATTCAATCTAGAATTTGTATCATTTTCTGGATCGATCTCGTAGTTTGTATTTAAAAATCAATCAAAATGTTGTTAAGCAAGCAGAAGAAGGTTGAGGCGATGAAGAAGACGATACTTATTATGGTGATTATCGTCGTTTAGGGTGGTTGGCGACGTCGTCGGTGACTGGGGTGGATGGTGATGTCGCCAGAGTTCGTCATGTGAAGCATCTTTCTTAGGGTGAGGTAGCTGAACCCTTTTTAAACCATTAGATCTAATAATTGTAGGCTCACCAGATTATGACACGTGTCCATATATAATGTCATAATACACCCAACTCAATTCATTTACTCATTCATTTATCATCattattctctctctctctctctctctctccattAACATTGAGCTTCACATCCGCCATTATCCTCTCAAAACACACGGTCATTACTCTTCTCATTTACTTcatccttcttcttcttctctctcacTCTTCAACTCGTCTTCAGCTCGTCACTCGCCATTAACGCTGAGCTTCCGACCGCCATTGTTATTGAGCTTCCCATATGCCATTATCCTCTTCAAATCAGGTATATTCGATTGAATAAGTTCCATATCCTCATCGTCATTATCACTAACATAATCAAGCACCGTCGGAACTTAAATTACTTACTTCATCCTTTCCATTCATTCCTATACATATTCCTTTAATGGGCTTTTCATTCATTTCTATACATTTTTAATTTAGTGTAACATTTTACATGAAATAGACAATATTGCCCCTCTCTAATTTATAACCTAACCTACCTAGCTAAACCCTATCACTCAAAGCCGTCCTCACTCTCCTCTCCCTCTCCTTTCAATCATCTCTCTCAGATCTCCCctcattttcttcttctttccacAAATTTCCTTATCTCCCTTCTTTTCACTCATAAAACGACCATATTTCCAAACATTTGACATCAATTAAACTCTTATTTCCATAGATTTCTTATCGTCTCCACAAAAACCCATGTCTTCCTCTAAATCTTTGAAATCTGTGACATGCAAGGTTGAATCCGAGAATAAGGATGATGAAGTTGAAGGGAAGGAGAAAGTTGAAGTTAAGGAAAAGGTTGCAGTAGGCCGTAATCGGCGGGAGGGTATGGATATCAACGATATCGATCCCGAAGAATTTTTTAAGGATATTTCGGGTCCAGATACAAACAGTGATGATAAAATTTCATCTGAGGCAACATTTACATTGTCAAGGCCTGGGTTTAGAGGTTATAAAGGGTGTTAGTTGAATGAGGATGGTGATTATGTTGGCTATGATGACGGATCCTTGGTTGTCTACGAAGGATCTCTTGATTCGGACTCGGCTTGGAATAAGCAGTTCTGTAAACGTAAGAAACCGAAGGAAACAAGCTCTGAAGACGAGGTGTCGTCTCATCCTCCTACTAAAAAAACAAAATCCGACCTTAATTAATCTGGTATGATTTCTTTATCCCAATTTTTttctgtttttatttttattcttgCTGTTAATTGAAGTTGGCTGTTTTGTTTCTGTTTTTATTTGGGGTTTAGGATTTTTTCTGGTTATATTTCAATCGTATTAATTGATGGCCTGCTTGTGTTGTTTCGCCTGTTTTCAATCGTCCAGAGTTTGTGTTGTTTCGCCTGTTTTGCTTGGCTTGTttgacattttttttctttccgtTTTgtttaatgttattgttgtttacttttaattttttttttcaatcgacCATTAATAGCAATTGATGTTTACTGTTAATTGTTCACATTTCATCAATAGAAAAAACCATTGTGAATAGGCAATTAAAAACAATGTGTAATTCTAAATAAATAGTCCGTATTATTAGTGGTGCGATTAAGAATAATGCTTATATGATTCTCAACAATTGAAAAATGTAGGAGTATGAAGATGAAGATAAGAGCGAGCTTGAAAGCCATTAATTTTGTATGTGAAAGTAAGTGTTAAATTATAAGGTGATCGATGAATGTGAGATGTTAGGCAGTTGAGAGTGGTTTTAGTTTGTTTATTGATAATACCGTTGGAAGGTATTTATATAGACAGTTACACAACTTACTGGAAAGTGAGATGATCTCATATTTTCtttcataaaatttgttaaaCTGTGTATGTGAAATTTTCAGAAATTTCTACTATAGTTAAGAAACTTAAATATAAACCGTGAAATGTAGATTAACCAACATATCGCACATTCCATTACATAGTTGAGTACTTAAAAAAACTTCCAATCTGTCATCAGTGCTTAATTACTTACAAAAACTTCTAGTTGGTTGTTAGCTACTTACAAAAAAATACAGCCATTTGCTGCTGATTGTTGCttttcatatgcttgcttgcAAAAAATAGCCTTTTCTCAACCCATTATGCTTCTACTGCTGCTGGTTGTTGGGTTGTGTTGCTGTTTGTACTTCTGATGGTTCTTGGGTGTCATTGTTCATGTTCTCCAATACATGTAGTGCCCTTTCTAAGCAGACCATGTCGGGTTTGACTTTATTTTCAAGCAATTGGACCCTATCTAACCTTTTTTTTCCAACATGTGGAATTGGGTATGAATTACCACCCTCATCCCTTAATATTTCATTCATACATGCATGTAGTGAAACCCAAACAAATTTCAACTTCTTAATATCAATCTCATCATAAGCTCTACCAACCACATCCACAAGTTGAAGTATAGACTTAGATGACTTCTTATGTTGAAGGCTTTGAATGGATCTAAAAAATCCTAAGTCTAAAATGTTTAAATCTGGACTATTTGGGGGTTGACAAATTAGTTCCATATCAAACCCATCCGACTTGGCAACTTCTAGAAAATCTAAGTCTTTTGGTGAAATATAGGGTTTGGCATTGTCTTGTTGTATCCATATCTTTCCACTTGCATTTAGAGGCCATTTAGCTTTGATTGCGGGGATGACCTTCTCAAGTAGGCATTGCTTAACAACCTCTTTGGTTATGCTTTCAATGGGTTTTACTTCCAAAGTCCCCTTTTCTCTATTCTTGCTTGACCCATTGCTTCCACTTCATATATGAATGGAAAAATACCAATTTTACCGTCAAATAAAACACCACCATCCTCATCATATCTAGGCCTTGCAACGGCCGCCATAAACATAACTTTAGTTATAAACCTCTTGGATTgacatgttctatgtgatttttcTTCATTTGGCAACAAGTAGTACCTTGTAGTGACTCTAGTCAAATAAAAATGCTTTTCATCTATGTGAACAACATCATACATGGCATCAAAAATTAAATTTCCACCTAATGAACTTGCACTTATCTTACTTAAGACCCAATGCAACCTAGTTATTTTGTTTTGTGCAGTTAAAGATGGTTTAATGTCGCTAGTATGACTTTTCATTTCACCTTTCTTAACTAATCTCCAAACCGTGGTGATGGGTAGGCCTAAACCAAATGCTAAATCTTTAAGACACATTCTATCTTTAAGTTCAATATTTTTTACCTTCTCGACATCAATGAACCTTGTTGCCTTGCTTCCCTTGTATTTTCTGGCCACGTTTATCACCTTTCCCGCCTTTAGTTGTTCACGTACATCCTTCCAAATTGTGCTAACTGTGAGCCTTGTCACCCCAAACTGAACGCTTAGTTCATTGATATACCCATGCTTGAGTTTTCCATTTCGATAGCTCAATGCCATTGCTTGACTTATTGTTGATTTCTCCTCATTTTTTAACCTTTTTTGTTTGATTCTTGGTATTATAAGTGGCTCATTTGTTGGTGTTTCTTGTTGTTCAGTTGTTGCAATTTGACTAACCCACTCCCTtatttttgaaatggtttgttgtTGTTGACGTGCTACTAATATCGTCTCTTCGTTTTGTCTTCTCCTTCTTTGTGTGTGTTGGACCATACACCCATGCTGCTGCCCTCTTGTCTTTGCGTTCGCTTCTGACCTCTTTATCTTGCCTTCTTGCCACTCGCCTTGTTCTTCTTTGCCTGGTCTTTGCCTTGGACTTGCACTAAGCTGATGTCCTTCACTCGTAGTTGTCCGCCACTTCTAGTTGTTAGTACTTGCTCCTCATCAACCCATGGTGGTGTATTTTGTGGATTTGAAATGGTAGAGGAAATGGTGTAGTTATTTTGACTTAGCGGTTGAAGTGGTGGTAAGCCACTATTAATTGTAAAAAATGACATGAGTAAGTTTGATGCATTAACTATGGATATTAagtgtatttatagtagattaTGGAGGGAACATTGAATATCAAATGACTTTTCTATTATTTGAATTTTTCAAGGTGACAAAATTGAAACTAGGAAATTGGAGCCATAATTTGGAGCCAAAAAAACTGGAGTCAAAAAATTGGAGCCAAAAAAAATTGGACCTAATTTTGGAGCCAAAAAATTGGAGCCAAAATTTGGTGTTATAAAAATTGGTGCCAAAAAAATTGGAACCAAAATCTCACGCCAAAAGCACTTTAGGCTGTATATAAAACAAGTTGTTGGAGGGTAATTAGGTAATTACATAACCCACCTTAATTCTAGTGCATAAAGTAAATGTATAGGAATGAATGGAAAGGGGGAAGT is a genomic window containing:
- the LOC141629867 gene encoding uncharacterized protein LOC141629867 encodes the protein MALSYRNGKLKHGYINELSVQFGVTRLTVSTIWKDVREQLKAGKVINVARKYKGSKATRFIDVEKVKNIELKDRMCLKDLAFGLGLPITTVWRLVKKGEMKSHTSDIKPSLTAQNKITRLHWVLSKISASSLGGNLIFDAMYDVVHIDEKHFYLTRVTTSGSNGSSKNREKGTLEVKPIESITKEVVKQCLLEKVIPAIKAKWPLNASGKIWIQQDNAKPYISPKDLDFLEVAKSDGFDMELICQPPNSPDLNILDLGFFRSIQSLQHKKSSKSILQLVDVVGRAYDEIDIKKLKFVWVSLHACMNEILRDEGGNSYPIPHVGKKRLDRVQLLENKVKPDMVCLERALHVLENMNNDTQEPSEVQTATQPNNQQQ